The Mycosarcoma maydis chromosome 17, whole genome shotgun sequence DNA window CACGCACAGTGCGACGTGTGGGCCCTTGGGCTTTGCAAGCCCGTATCCCGACACTGCATGTCCACCGGCTGTTCCGGCAATCAAGTGGTGGTAACTTGACGGttcacagtcgtgagttccAACGTTTTTCGCGTGTGGTTCATGACCTAACATGTGCAGTTGGCTctcgtcgtgcgtcgtgcgtgtcgcgTGTCACCCGCCAAGCCATGTTAGACCACGATTCTCTGCACGCAAATGTGGAGGAAGGGccctcgtgactggtgactTGATTTCAAGCGGACCGCGAAAGAAGATCGTGAATAGTAAtgaggatggtgacgaGCATGACGCAAGCTGTGCCACCAACCACGAGCGATATGGATGCGCACGCCTACGGTCTACGATGGATGTATCCGAGTTGGAAGTGtacaagcagcagctctcgCAGGTGAGCACGGCGCTGCAAAGCGATGGTGCCAACCAAGATCTTATAGATCTGCGCAACGAGCTGTCAAATCTGATTCGTCTTACGCAGTCGCACgcctcctgctcctcgagcgcagcacgcACGCATCGATGCGAGCCcctgccatcgtcgtcctggTCTCACACTCACTCCAGCGACTCGGTCGAACAAAACTCATCGCGGTCCATGTTTCAAGTGGCTCACCACGTGTCAGCTCGATACGCGCCAGACAACCAccgtgctgctgttctgcATGACACCGATTGCGCACCGTATACAGCGTATGGCCACCAACAAGTGTTGCAGGAAAACCACAttcatccaccaccacttGAGTCTAACAACATCGacgctcctcctcctcctcctcctcctcctccagTGCCGTTTTCAACCGAAGCAACGcgcgcaccaccacctcctcctccttctcttGCTGCCATAGACGAAAGAGCACAACGCAAACATCGGAATGAAAAGAAACTTGCTCGGCGAGAACACAAATCTGCGgttcagcagcagaaagCCAGCTCGTGGCTTAAATTTGCCTCGCAAGCATCCAAGAACAAGGCGCTGAAACCAAGCATCTTCAGCACCAGCGACGATCCGTACGCCAAAGTTGGCGTCAACAAGCGTGCCCACGCGCACGCGAATCCACCAGACAAACATGCTCCAGCTTAACGCTTCAAAGCTGCCCAATCCGGTACCCACCGCTACCTCTTCAAGACGACACATGCGCCACAGACACCGAGACATACATCCAGCTTCACGAGCACAAACAAAAATAAGTTAGTCCAGCAATCGCTCCGATTGCAAAGGGTATCGTAGTGTAAAGAGCCTAGAGCCTGGTTTGGAAGCAAACCAAGCCACGTAAATGGTCATGAGAAAAAGGCAAACGCAACCAAACCATGCAAGCGTGGAAACATGCCGATCCACCTCGATGCTACGAGCTGGCCACACTCCATCCGGCTGCAATCACCAACGTACTACTCGGCGCATTGACAAACGTCAAACTAGTGGCGGCTTCACCGATCACCTTTGTAATCTCGCTGTTGAGCTGTCTGTCGACCGCATCGGCTGCTGCACTACGTTGGCGAATCATGGCCTTGAGTTCATCTCTATGCGTCTGCGTTGGGTTTCTTCTTCCCCttcccaccaccaccaatgCCGGC harbors:
- a CDS encoding uncharacterized protein (related to splicing factor SPF30); translated protein: MDVSELEVYKQQLSQVSTALQSDGANQDLIDLRNELSNLIRLTQSHASCSSSAARTHRCEPLPSSSWSHTHSSDSVEQNSSRSMFQVAHHVSARYAPDNHRAAVLHDTDCAPYTAYGHQQVLQENHIHPPPLESNNIDAPPPPPPPPPVPFSTEATRAPPPPPPSLAAIDERAQRKHRNEKKLARREHKSAVQQQKASSWLKFASQASKNKALKPSIFSTSDDPYAKVGVNKRAHAHANPPDKHAPA